Proteins encoded by one window of Amaranthus tricolor cultivar Red isolate AtriRed21 chromosome 4, ASM2621246v1, whole genome shotgun sequence:
- the LOC130811531 gene encoding coatomer subunit alpha-2-like has translation MLTKFETKSNRVKGLSFHPKRPWILASLHSGVIQLWDYRMGTLIDRFDEHDGPVRGVDFHKTQPLFVSGGDDYNVKIWNYKLHRCLFTLLGHLDYIRTVQFHHEQPWIVSASDDQTIRIWNWQSRSCISVLTGHNHYVMCASFHPKEDLVVSASLDQTVRVWDISPLRKKSVYSMDDILRLSQMNTDIFGNVDATVKYDLEGHDRGVNWASFHPTLPLIVSCADDRQVKIWRMNDTKAWEVDTLRGHTNNVSCVLFHARQDIIVSNSEDKSIRVWDATKRTGLQTFRREHDRFWILTVHPEMNLMAAGHDSGMIVFKLERERPAFSVSGNLVYYVRDRFLRVYEFSTQKDTQVIPIRRPGASILNQSPRTLSYSPTENAILMSSDIDGGSYELYIVPKDGSGRGDLVQEAKRGLGSSAIFVARNRFAVLERSSNQVSLKNLKNEVVKKVALPVLADAIFYAGTSNILCRSEDRVLVFDLQQRLVLGELQTSFVRYVVWSNDMENVALLSKHSIIIATKKLEHRCTLHETIRVKSGAWDDNGVFIYTTLNHIKYCLPNGDNGIIRTLDVPLYITRVAGNTIFCLDRDGKNRVMSIDATEYTFKLSLLRKRFDQVMGMIKRSELCGQAMIAYLQQKGFPEVALHFVKDEKTRFNLALESGNIEVAVASANVIDDKNHWYMLGVEALRQGNADIVEYAYQKTKNFERLSFLYLVTGNMEKLVKMLKIAEVKNNVMGQFHNALYLGDIQERIKILEASGYLHLAYITASVHGVHDAAERLAGELGDDIPEIPRGKSQSLLIPPSPISGGANWPLLTVMKGMFDDYGRNTQDEDEEIAEEWTEALEIDEEDNGVIVADLEGSELHDIDDDEDDGWKLDLDLPPEFDSPKVTSNGSFSVYVAPTPGVPVSQIWTQKSSLAAECVAAGSFDTAMRLLNRQLGIKNFTPLKPLFIDLFCGSHSCVLALPSAAVITVALERGWNESSSPNVRRPPALVFSFSQLEEKLRSGYKLTTAGKLVDALRTFVNILYTIPLIVVESRREVDEVKELIAIVKEYVVGLKMELKRRELKDSPVRQQELAAYFTHCNLQVPHLRLALLTAMTNCYKAGNLITAANFARRLLETNPTNENQAKTARQVLQAAERNTKDSTELNYDFRNPFVVCGATYVPIYRGQKDVTCPYCSSHFVPAQEGHICSVCDLAVIGADASGLVCSATQIR, from the exons ATGTTGACGAAATTCGAAACGAAGAGTAATCGAGTGAAAGGACTAAGTTTCCATCCCAAAAGACCATGGATCCTGGCGAGTTTACATAGCGGTGTCATTCAATTATGGGATTATCGAATGGGAACCCTAATTGACCGCTTTGATGAACATGATGGTCCTGTTCGCGGCGTCGATTTTCATAAAACTCAACCTCTTTTCGTTTCTGGAG GGGATGATTACAACGTTAAAATATGGAATTATAAATTGCACAGATGCCTCTTTACACTACTGGGACACCTTGATTACATCCGCACTGTCCAATTTCACCATGAACAACCCTGGATTGTCAGTGCTAGTGATGATCAGACAATAAGGATATGGAATTGGCAATCGCGTAGTTGTATATCTGTGTTGACTGGGCATAACCATTATGTTATGTGTGCCTCCTTTCATCCCAAGGAAGATCTTGTAGTTTCAGCTTCATTGGATCAAACAGTTCGTGTTTGGGATATTAGTCCTTTGAGGAAAAAAAGTGTTTATTCTATGGATGACATCCTGCGTTTGAGTCAAATGAATACTGATATATTTGGCAATGTTGATGCTACTGTTAAGTATGATTTGGAGGGTCATGATCGGGGAGTTAATTGGGCTTCTTTTCATCCAACTCTTCCTTTAATTGTGTCTTGTGCTGACGATCGTCAAGTTAAAATCTGGCGTATGAATG ATACCAAAGCTTGGGAGGTTGACACCTTGAGAGGGCACACGAATAACGTTTCTTGTGTTCTATTTCATGCTAGGCAGGATATTATTGTTTCAAACTCAGAGGACAAAAGTATTCGTGTATGGGATGCTACAAAGAGAACTGGTCTCCAGACATTTAGAAGGGAGCATGACCGTTTCTGGATTCTGACAGTTCATCCTGAGATGAACCTTATGGCTGCTGGTCATGATAGTGGAATGATCGTCTTTAAGCTGGAAAGAGAACGCCCTGCTTTTTCTGTCAGTGGTAATCTTGTATATTATGTTAGGGATCGTTTCCTACGGGTTTATGAATTTTCAACTCAGAAGGATACCCAAGTCATCCCGATACGTAGGCCTGGTGCCAGCATACTcaatcaaagcccaagaacACTTTCTTACAGTCCCACCGAGAATGCTATCTTGATGTCATCTGATATAGATGGTGGATCTTATGAATTATATATTGTCCCTAAAGATGGCTCAGGTAGGGGTGATTTGGTACAAGAAGCAAAGAGAGGTCTTGGGAGTTCTGCAATTTTTGTTGCTCGTAACAGATTTGCTGTATTGGAGAGGAGCAGCAACCAAGTTTCATTGAAGAATCTAAAAAATGAGGTTGTGAAGAAGGTTGCGCTTCCTGTTTTAGCTGATGCAATATTTTATGCAGGGACTTCAAATATTCTTTGTAGGTCTGAGGATAGGGTGCTGGTATTTGACCTTCAGCAGAGGCTTGTTCTGGGGGAACTTCAAACTTCTTTTGTTAGATATGTTGTCTGGTCAAATGACATGGAAAATGTTGCTTTGTTGAGTAAACACTCAATAATTATAGCGACCAAGAAACTTGAGCACAGGTGCACACTTCATGAAACCATCCGTGTGAAAAGCGGAGCCTGGGATGACAATGGTGTTTTCATCTATACCACTCTCAATCACATTAAATATTGTCTTCCCAATGGGGACAATGGAATTATCCGTACTCTTGATGTTCCATTATACATCACAAGAGTGGCAGGCAATACCATATTTTGTTTAGATCGTGATGGTAAAAACCGTGTTATGTCTATCGACGCAACTGAGTATACTTTCAAGCTTTCCCTCTTGAGGAAAAGATTTGACCAAGTAATGGGTATGATCAAGCGCTCTGAGCTTTGTGGTCAGGCCATGATTGCTTATCTTCAGCAGAAGGGTTTCCCAGAGGTTGCACTTCACTTTGTTAAGGATGAGAAGACTCGCTTTAACTTGGCCTTAGAAAGTGGTAATATCGAAGTAGCTGTTGCCTCTGCCAATGTGATTGATGACAAAAATCATTGGTATATGTTGGGGGTTGAGGCCCTTCGTCAAGGCAACGCAGACATTGTGGAGTATGCATATCAAAAGACAAAGAATTTTGAGAGGCTGTCATTCCTCTATCTAGTAACTGGAAATATGGAGAAACTGGTCAAAATGCTGAAAATTGCTGAAGTAAAGAATAATGTTATGGGTCAGTTTCACAATGCTCTTTATCTGGGTGATATTCAGGAACGAATCAAGATTTTGGAAGCTTCTGGGTATCTGCATCTTGCTTATATCACTGCCTCCGTTCATGGGGTTCATGATGCTGCTGAGCGTCTTGCTGGTGAACTTGGGGATGACATTCCTGAAATTCCCCGGGGAAAGTCGCAATCCCTCTTGATTCCACCTAGTCCGATAAGTGGTGGTGCAAACTGGCCATTGTTGACAGTCATGAAGGGAATGTTTGATGATTATGGAAGAAACACACAGGATGAGGATGAAGAAATTGCTGAAGAATGGACTGAGGCCTTGGAGATTGATGAGGAGGACAATGGAGTCATTGTTGCTGATTTGGAAGGCTCTgaattgcatgatattgatgatgatgaggatgatggATGGAAGCTTGACCTGGACCTTCCTCCTGAGTTTGACTCTCCCAAGGTGACCAGTAATGGGTCCTTTTCTGTATATGTTGCACCTACCCCAGGAGTTCCTGTGAGCCAGATATGGACCCAAAAATCATCACTTGCTGCTGAATGTGTTGCAGCTGGAAGCTTCGACACTGCTATGCGTTTGCTTAACAGGCAACTGGGCATAAAAAATTTTACCCCACTGAAACCACTGTTTATTGATCTATTTTGTGGCAGCCATTCCTGCGTGCTTGCCCTTCCTTCTGCGGCTGTGATTACTGTGGCCCTGGAGAGAGGATGGAATGAGTCATCAAGTCCTAATGTGAGGCGTCCACCTGCTCTTGTTTTTAGTTTCTCTCAATTGGAGGAAAAGCTTAGAAGTGGTTACAAACTAACAACTGCTGGGAAGTTGGTTGATGCACTACGGACATTTGTTAATATACTTTATACAATTCCATTGATAGTGGTTGAGTCAAGGAGAGAAGTTGATGAAGTTAAGGAATTAATCGCCATAGTGAAAGAGTATGTTGTGGGCTTGAAGATGGAACTAAAGAGGAGGGAACTTAAAGACAGCCCAGTTCGGCAGCAGGAATTGGCTGCATACTTTACACACTGTAACCTTCAGGTCCCCCATTTGAGGCTTGCATTGCTAACTGCTATGACAAATTGCTACAAAGCTGGAAATCTAATTACAGCTGCCAATTTTGCACGTCGACTCTTGGAAACCAACCCCACCAATGAGAATCAAGCAAAGACAGCACGGCAAGTACTTCAGGCTGCTGAAAGAAACACGAAGGATTCAACTGAGTTGAACTATGATTTCAGGAACCCATTTGTTGTCTGTGGGGCAACTTATGTACCTATTTACCGGGGTCAGAAGGATGTCACATGTCCTTACTGCAGTTCTCACTTTGTTCCAGCTCAGGAAGGCCACATTTGCTCTGTTTGTGATCTTGCAGTCATCGGAGCAGATGCATCTGGCTTAGTTTGTTCCGCTACACAGATAAGATAG